Part of the Nicotiana sylvestris chromosome 5, ASM39365v2, whole genome shotgun sequence genome is shown below.
TCGGTCTCTCCCCCCAGGCTCTGGGCATGAcaatagagacatacctgaagtggtgaaaagatgagggtaacggccggacatatcctgctcggtctcccaagtcgccttctCGACTGGCCGatcccgccactgaaccttcactggtgcaatgttctttgacctcaactttcgaacctgcctgtctaatattgccactggttcctcaacataagatagatccttgtccaactggactgaactgataTCCAACACGTGTGACAGATCACCATGGTActtctggagcatcgaaacatgaaataccggatgaactcctgccaagctgggaggtaaggcaagctcataagcaacctccccaatgcGTCGCAATacctcaaatggaccaataaaccttagactcaatttccccttcttcccaaatctcataactcccttcataggcaaaacccgaagcaaaacccgctctccaaccatataggaaacatcacaaaccttctcggtccgcataactcttctgtctggactgggctatgcgaagtttatcctgaatcaccttaaccttctccaaagcgtcttgaaccaagtctgttcccaataATTTAGCCTCGcctggctcgaaccaacccatcggggatctacaccgcctaccatataaagcctcatacactaccatctaaatgttggactgata
Proteins encoded:
- the LOC138869326 gene encoding uncharacterized protein, coding for MKGVMRFGKKGKLSLRFIGPFEVLRRIGEVAYELALPPSLAGVHPVFHVSMLQKYHGDLSHVLDISSVQLDKDLSYVEEPVAILDRQVRKLRSKNIAPVKVQWRDRPVEKATWETEQDMSGRYPHLFTTSGKRLLEGPFSEFLMNILLLSILLLPERDLKF